The following coding sequences are from one bacterium window:
- a CDS encoding helix-turn-helix domain-containing protein, with translation MNDEQSLLTIRQAAKLMGVSVSTLRRWCRAGHIESLRINSRGDRRFQHHHLEAVQRPRSSGRPRKDSAVR, from the coding sequence GAACGATGAGCAGTCCTTACTAACCATTCGTCAGGCCGCGAAACTCATGGGAGTCTCCGTCTCAACACTACGTCGTTGGTGCCGCGCTGGGCACATCGAATCCCTTCGCATAAACTCGCGCGGCGACCGGCGCTTTCAGCATCATCACCTTGAAGCGGTTCAGCGCCCAAGGTCGTCAGGCCGTCCGAGAAAGGATTCAGCGGTGCGCTGA